CATCGCGAGCTACGGCGTCCTCTCCCTCATCCTGATCCTCAAGCCCTCCGGACTCCTTGGCCGCTAGAGCCCCGGCAGCCGTCCTGCTCCTAGCGCTCGCGGCCGCGCCGGCGCTGCTCTCGCCCTACTTCCGTTCGCTGACCCTCGCGATCCTGGCCGACGTGGTGCTGGCGGTCTCCTGGAGCTTCTTCTCGGGCCCGACCCGCTACCTCTCGCTCGCAACCGGCGCCTTCTGGGGAGCCGGCGCGTACATGACCGCGGTCGTCAGTGGCCGGGCGACGTGGCCGCTCCCCGTCCTCATCGGTGCTGCCGTCGGCGCAGGGATGGCGCTCGTCGTCGGGGGGCTGGCGCTCCGGCTCCGCGGCCCCTACTTCGCCGTCTTCACCTTCGGGCTCGCCGAGCTGGCCAAGCACGTCCTCATCTGGTACGAGACCAGCGTGACGGGCACGGTCGGCCGGCTCCTCCTCGTTCAGCCCGGGCCCCTCACGCTCTACTACACCGTGCTGGCGCTGGCCGCGCTGGCGGTGACGACGGTGGTGCTCCTGAGGCGATCGCGCTGGGGCCAGGCGCTGGTGGGCATCGGCGGGGACGAGGAGCGCGCGGAGACGCTCGGGATCAACACCCGAGCGGTCAAGATCGCGACCTTCGCGCTGAGCGCGGCGTTCATGGGCGCGGCGGGCGCCGCCATGGCGCCGCGCTGGACCTACATCGACCCCCAGGTCTTCAACCCCCTCGTGTCGTTCCAGACCGTGATCATGGCGCTGCTCGGGGGCGCGGGGAGCGTGGCGGGACCGGTCGTGGGTGCGGTTTTCCTGGGCCTGGCCTCCGAAGTCCTGCTCCTCAGGTTCCGCTACGTCTACCTGCTGGGCCTCGGGCTGACGCTAATCGTCGTGGTCCTGGCGCTGCCGTCGGGTTTGGCGGGTCTTTGGGCCCACCGGCGATGCCGCCCTCTGGAGAAATACTTCCGACAGAGTTGAGCGAATCGGCCTGGCTCCGCCAGCCTTTTTCGGCTGGTCCAGCCCACCTCTTTGATAAGGACAAGGACTTTGTACTACAAGGGCTTTGTAGTATTATGCGGTTGTGGCACGGGACCGATTGCTCAATCGCCAGGAAGAACTCCGACAGCTCGAAGGGGCGTGGCGCGCCGCACGACGGGCCCAGCCGCAGCTGGTTGTAGTCTGGGGTCGCCGACGGGTGGGCAAGACCTTTCTCCTCGCGCACTTCGTTCGGGGGAAGCGCTCCGTCTTCTTCGGAGCCACCCAGCAGGCCGAAGCGGTGGAGCTCGGGCGGCTCGCGGCGGCCGTGCGCCGGGATCTGGGAGACCGGACCGCCGACCTCCTGGGTGGAGGCTTCCAGAACTGGGAAGCAGCGCTCCGGTTCTTGGCCGCTCTCGCGGCAACGGAACCTCTCGCGGTCGTCCTCGATGAGGTGCCCTACCTCACCCGCTCCACACCCGGCTTCCCGAGCATCGTGCAGGCGGTCTGGGACTATCTCCGCCGGGGCACGAAGCTCCTGCTCGTGCTCACGGGCTCGGCCATCACGACGATCGAAGCCATGATCGGGTCAGGCGGCCCGCTGCGCGGCCGCCCCACGCTCTCGCTGCGCCTGGATCCTCTCGACCTATGGAACGCACGAGCGTTCCTTCCCAAGCTGGATCCCGAACTCCTCATCGAGGCCTACGCGGCCTGCGGCGGCTACCCCCTTCATCTGGCCGCCTGGGACCAGGCAGAATCCACTCAGCTGAACCTCGAACGACTTGCCGGAACCTCCGGCGGTCTGCTGCTAGAAGACGCCGTGGCTATCATGGGCGAGGAGCTGCCTGAAACCGGGGGGTATGCAAGAATCCTGGCTGCTACCGGCCGCGGGAAGACGAAGTACGCGGAAATCACCGCAGAGGCCGAGCAGCGTATCGAACACCCCCTGGAGGTGCTGACCCGTGCGGGCTTCGTCTCAAAGGTCTTGCCCGTCGGTGCGCCGCGCGGGGCGCGTCCAAACTACGCGATCGCCGACACCTACCTGGCGTTCTGGTTTCGCGTGCTCTACTCGGACATCCACCTCATCGAGGCAGGTCAAGGCGCCGCTGTCCTGCGGCGGGCCCGGCCTCGCTGGGAAGATCACCTGGGCCACGTCTTCGAGGACTGCGCCCGCGCACACGCCGGCCAACTGGTCCGGCGAGGCAAGCTCCCCCGAGACCTAGTCGTTGGACGGTGGTGGGCAACGTCAGGTGAGCCGTGCGAGATTGACGTGCTAGGTCTTCAGGGGGGGCGAGCCGCTCTCGTGGGAGAGGCCAAATGGCAGAAGAACCCCCTGGGGATGGCAGAAATCGAGTCTCTTCGCCGCAAGATCGTGCGGACACCGCGGCCTGTTGAGACACCCATCTACGCACTCTGGGGCCGAGCCGGCGTCGCCGCCGACTTGCGGAGGACCGGCGTGAAGGGCTTCGACCTGGAGGACCTCCTGAGCGATTGAAGCGTGGCGGATCCGCAGGAATCAGCCCCCGAACCGCAGGCCCTTCGACCTGAAGGACCTCCTGACCGATTGAAGCGTGACCTCCCTGCGCCTTATTCGGATCCTGCGGGGTTCCTCCTTGATACGAAAAACGACAGCCCACTTCGTGGCGAAACAGAGGTCAGCCAAAGCTGCGCCTAACTTTCTCGCCACACTTAATGGCAGGGAAAGCCTGCCGCCTTGGTGCCATTCGTCTTCGTTGTCATTTGAAAAGTGCAGGAGAACGCCTGTTGGTTTCGGGTAGCCGCCGCCCGACACCACAAGGCGCCATTTCCGAATGCTAACGTCGTCGAGACCTTCATAGTAGTCACCACGAGTCGAGCTGTGCTCTGAGCCATACGATCTGCCACCCAATCTCACTGTCAGTTGCATCGTTTGCTCTCCCAGGGATTTATTTTTCGAGTAAATGGGGTATAGCAATTTCGCACAAGGGCCAAACCACGAAATGATACCGATGCGCGGTGAATTACGCGTGAGCGGGGATTCAGGAAGAGTTTTTTGAAACTCCTGTCGCCTCAGTTCAGCGTGGCGAGGGCGCCGCGGATCTGGCGGAGGTGGGTCCGGACCGTCTCG
This portion of the Candidatus Rokuibacteriota bacterium genome encodes:
- a CDS encoding branched-chain amino acid ABC transporter permease; translation: MAARAPAAVLLLALAAAPALLSPYFRSLTLAILADVVLAVSWSFFSGPTRYLSLATGAFWGAGAYMTAVVSGRATWPLPVLIGAAVGAGMALVVGGLALRLRGPYFAVFTFGLAELAKHVLIWYETSVTGTVGRLLLVQPGPLTLYYTVLALAALAVTTVVLLRRSRWGQALVGIGGDEERAETLGINTRAVKIATFALSAAFMGAAGAAMAPRWTYIDPQVFNPLVSFQTVIMALLGGAGSVAGPVVGAVFLGLASEVLLLRFRYVYLLGLGLTLIVVVLALPSGLAGLWAHRRCRPLEKYFRQS
- a CDS encoding ATP-binding protein, with product MARDRLLNRQEELRQLEGAWRAARRAQPQLVVVWGRRRVGKTFLLAHFVRGKRSVFFGATQQAEAVELGRLAAAVRRDLGDRTADLLGGGFQNWEAALRFLAALAATEPLAVVLDEVPYLTRSTPGFPSIVQAVWDYLRRGTKLLLVLTGSAITTIEAMIGSGGPLRGRPTLSLRLDPLDLWNARAFLPKLDPELLIEAYAACGGYPLHLAAWDQAESTQLNLERLAGTSGGLLLEDAVAIMGEELPETGGYARILAATGRGKTKYAEITAEAEQRIEHPLEVLTRAGFVSKVLPVGAPRGARPNYAIADTYLAFWFRVLYSDIHLIEAGQGAAVLRRARPRWEDHLGHVFEDCARAHAGQLVRRGKLPRDLVVGRWWATSGEPCEIDVLGLQGGRAALVGEAKWQKNPLGMAEIESLRRKIVRTPRPVETPIYALWGRAGVAADLRRTGVKGFDLEDLLSD